Within the Oryctolagus cuniculus chromosome 19, mOryCun1.1, whole genome shotgun sequence genome, the region ACTCCCAGCCAAGGTGAGCTCTGGGCAGGCTCCAGGTGGGGAGAGTTGGGAAGGGTACCTCGGGGACTCTGCCACCTGTATCTCTGCCCGCAGGGGGAAGGCGATTTGTgtggccaaggacctgggccatctggaAACACCAAAGGGATTACTTTCCTATCAAGGTGAGGGGTCACCCTCCCCAGAGATGCCTCAATCACCTCACTTCCCCACTGcactcccctgcacctgctcccgctTCCCTGTCCGGCAGCCTGAGACCCGCTGCCTAGGCTCACAGAGGGGCAGGGTGGAGAGGTGCACCTGTCCCATCCCAGGGCCTTGACCTCTGAAGTCAGCAGGGGCAGAGGTagcacctgcagctgctgcctccccctctctgcctccctcctctcctgcagctgGTGAAGACAGTAGAGCTGCCCCCCAGCCAGAACTACGTGCTGGGGGCCCACCCCCACGGCATCTTGAGCACTGGAGCCTTCAGTAATTTCCTTACTGAGAGCAATGACTTCTCCCGGCACTTCCCGGGGCTGCAGCCCTGGATAGCCATGCTGTCTGGTTTATTCTACGTCCCCTTTTTCCGAGAATACATCATGATGCATGGTGAGCCTCACTCTGAATGGGAGGAAGCAGCTGTGGCCAgagtgtgccccacccccacagagaCACCCATGTGGACCCCTGGACCTGCCCTGACTGTTGGACATACTGGACATGAAATGAGATGTGGGATGGAGAGTTAGGGCTCCCCTTTCCCTGCTAACTGGTGGGGTGTGGGAATCGGGAGCTACCAAGGTAGTGATGACTGCTCCCTCCTGCTCATGACCCAGGACTGCGTCCCGTGAGCCGCCAGAGCCTGGACTTCAAGCTGTCTCAGCCCCAGCGGGGCCAGGCTGTGGTCATCGTGACCGGGGGTGCCCAGGAGTCCCTGTACACAGCCCCAGGGAGGCACAGGCTGGAACTCCTGAATCGCAAAGGCTTTGTGCGCCTGGCATTGAGGCACGGGTGAGTGGGCAGCAGGCCTCTTCCCAAGTCCATCTAGAGGCGAGTCCTTGGACTTGACCTTGATCTGTACACGGGGCTGATACCTGCCTTGCCACCAGGCTGCAGCTGTAAACACTGAGTGAGAACATGAATACACAAAGCCCACCACACAGCCTTTGATCAGGACAGCTGAGGCttccttccagaatgttctgtacAGCCATGCTCTTGTGTCTCCAACCACCTTGGGAAGTGGCCTCAGGAGACAGGGGAGGGACTCACAGGCCCAAGAGCTTTGCCAGGGCAGACCTGGACCCTGAGCAGcgttctctctcttcctcgccCCTCCAGGGCCTCCCTGGTGCCTGTGTACTCCTTTGGGGAGAACGATATCTTCAAAGGTATGAATTTCTCCAAAGGCTCCTGGCAGTACCTGTGCCAGGTCACCTTCAAGAAGTTTGCTGGCTTTTCTCCCTGCATCTTCTGGGGCTGTGGTCTCTTCTCgtccaactcctggggtctgctGCCCTTGCCCATGCCCATCACCACCGTGGGTGAGTGCCCATCCACAGGGAGGAGGCTGCCGTGGGTGGCACGGCCAGCGGCAGCTCTGGCTCACCCGTGTCTGCCTCCCCTGCAGTGGGCGGCCCCATCCCCGTGCCCCagtgcagcagccccagccaggagcaaGTTGACCACTACCACAGGCTCTACATGGACGCCCTGGAGCGGCTGTTTGAGGAGCACAAGGAGAGCTgtggggtccctgcctccacccGCCTCACTTTCGTCTGAGACCCCAAGCCCTGTGCACTGATACACTCCTCCCTGCCTTTCTTGGTTCCTCCAATAAATGCTGAAATGGACAGAGATAAGATCCAGGGATGCTCCTACAATCACTCTTGTTGTCATCATTGCGGGTGTGGCAGTACTGAGTGAGGGCTGAGATCAGTGGTCCCAGAGTCAGTCTTCATCAGTTTCGGTCTCAAAACCAATTTCTAAGAGATTCTGTTACATGTTCTAATCATGGCCTCTGTGGTAGCTGAGCTTTGCTGTTGTAAAAATGTATGCTGTGTTTATTGAGAGGCTCAGGCACCCACGGCTGTGGGAGCCCCCGTCCTCTGGGTcatccacaaatgcccacagtggcttcaGAGCCGGGGCTGAGGCGAGGACCCGGTgtctccatccaggactccctgtgATTGACAAGAACCAGTCAGGGCAGCCGGTCCCGCTgtcatcagcaaggagctgggtcaggagccagagctggtgtCCACACGGGctctcaggctgggccagggcacttAGTGCTAAGCAAACGCAGCCCTAAGCCCTGGCTCTCTGCCCATGCACCTGCCAGGCTGTCCCTGTGGGAGCCTCCTTATCCTCTAAGCTAAGGAAATGGGGAAAAACAGTAAAGAAACAGCTGGTGGGTGAGCACCTTGTCATGGGAGCTCTTGCAGTCTGGGCCTTGACAAAGCCTCTGTGCTTTCTCCTTTGCTGGGGTGGGAGTGCGGCCAGCCTTGCGACGGCCACTGCACTGCGTGCCAGGCACTTTCCCCTGACACCGGGGCTGCCCCAGCTCTCTGAGGGTGCAGCGTTGGCACTGACCCCGCCCAGGTGGCCTTGCCCTTCACAGGGGCTCTCAGCCTCTAGAATCTTACTCAGTCCCTCTGGCCCTTACTTTTCCTGGGCTCCTCCCATCTTAGCTCCCTGCATTTCTTCTCTGGTCTCTCCTGCTGTGCGGAGTTCTCTGCGCCTTCCTGCAGACTCCTGGCCCTTGCCCATGTGGCCCCTGTACACTGAGTTGCTCAAGCCCAAGCCTAGTTTCCTTGGGGCTGGGCCGGCAGGGGCACGGGTGTCTGAGGTCTATGTAGTGATCCACAGTGAGACCACCCAACCGCGCCCCTAGCTCCGCCTCCCTGTGCCCTCAGTACTCGCAAAGACCACTCTGCTGGTACCCTTTCTGTCCAGGATGTCCGCATTCCGGAACTAGCGCAACCCAGCTCATCAAGGTTGAGGGCAGTGTTCCGGAGTGTGGCTAGGCAGGGTCCCACCCACTAGTTAGAATGGGGCTGCACATCCTGTCGCGACCCCTCTGTGGCCAGAGACCCAGAGCCAAGTGAGGACGGCACTGGGGGTCCCGGGTGGCTGGCTGTCCTCCTCCCCCTCTGGTGGTGTTTGCCTCCACCTGCACCTACACCCCCATGTCCAGAGGCACCTGCCAACAGATGGCTTCCTCAAGAATCTCCCATGCACCCCCACTTTACCCGCATCCCACACTGCACAGCCAAGTGCTGCCGCAGGGAAATTGGCAGAGGGGAGACCCCGCAGCACAGCCCCTCCTGCACCACAGGGCCCTGgggaccagcccctcccccacaggcttCCTGGTCCCCCCTCTGCCCATGGGCAGCCTTCCATagcccacccccagggcctcccctgtCTTCCAGGGGACCCAGTGCACACTTCCTGATTCTGAGATGATaggaaggggcaggggcgggaTAGGGGGTGCcctctggctggagctgggtccaggAGGAGCCTCTGCCCCGCCTGCTCACCTGAGTGCACCTGAGTTCCAAGGAGCCAGGTGTAGCGCTGTGCTGGGTGGGAAGGGGCCAGTTCCCGCCATGCCTTGGCTGGAGGCCCTGACCAGCCTTGGGCCCTATCTGTCCTGCCCAGGGCTGTGACCAGCTTGCTTTGACCCTGGGAGCTCCCTGCCCCACctcaccccaaccccaaccccaaccagCTGACCCCAGATGCAGGTCCCTTAGGAAagagcccccaccccatcccttccTGAGAGCAAGGTGGGGGGGGAGCTGAGGGCTGAGGTCCTAGGTGGTCAGGTGACTTCCGGTGAGCAGGTGGCTCTCCCTTTCCTCACTAAGGGGCAGAGGGCATTGCTGGGGTCACCAGGGAGCTCAGCTTTGTGTCCCAGAACCCAGGAGCAGTGGCTCAGGTCTCCTGGGGATGCAGAGGGAATTCGGTGTCCCAGGCCTGACCCAGGGAGCTCAGAGTTTTAGGCCTTTCTTGTGCAGAGCCCCACCCTGCCTGGTGGGACCCCATCCCTGctagcccagctccctgctgagccgAAGCCCAGGCCCCCACAAAGTTCAAATccccctctcccagctcctggccccacccctggTATATCCGAGGGGTCCTATTGGTCACAGCTCCGTGAGCTCAGGTGGCCATCACCCTTCCTTGCTGGGGCTCACAGAGGGGGTGGAGATGACCTGGGGCTAGGTCCAGGGGTCAGGGCCAGTGGGTGGGGCCACAAGGGAAGGTGCTCAAGAGCAGTGGGTGCCCCTGTCGAGCCCCCCCCAAGATGGCGGCCTCCTGCAGTCCCCTCCGCGGGGCTCTCCAAGTGCTCGCTGTCTCCCAGTGGGTCTTCTCCTTCTTAGCGCTCGGTGAGTCCCCAAAGCctggggatgcaggtgccccttCCCCGGGCCCTGCGCCTCTGCCTCCCCTTTCCCTTAGGGAGGCAGCCCAGGGACCCGGGCCCGTGAAGCAGCCTGGGgagcctgtgggggtggggggtagggggggAGGGGACTTTGGCCCTGGaaccagggcaggggcagagggacaCTGGAATGCAGCTCCTGGGTTCTGAGTGCgccccctgctccagcccaggTGTGCCTGGTGGCCTTGATCTTTGTGTTCCTGAGCCGGGCCTGGACCCTTGGGGTCCTCTACCTGGTCTGGCTGTACTGGGACAGGGACACACCCAGGGCTGGAGGCCGCCGCTCTGCCTGGGTCCGGGACTGGGCCGTCTGGAGACACTTCCGGGACTACTTCCCCATCTCGGTGAGGGCTACGAGGAcgctgtgctgggggtggggggctcagagGAGACTGGGGAGCCCCCTCCTCCACGCACCGTCTCAGGGACGGGTGGGGCTgccccctctgctccccagctgGTGAGGACGGCCCCGTTGGACCCCTCCCAAAACTACCTCTTTGGCTTCCACCCCCACGGAGTCCTGGCGGTGGGGGCCTTCAGCAACTTCTGCACGGAGGCCACGGGCTTCTCCCGCCTCTTCCCTGGGCTCCGGCCGCACCTGCTCATGCTGCCCTGCTGGTTCCACCTGCCGCTGTTCCAGGACTACATCATGTCCAGTGGTGAGGGCCTGCCCCCCTCCCACGTCTATGGGGGCGGGGTTGGAACTCcaggcctcccccctccccagtatCCCAGCATGAGGTGCCCCAGCGTCTGCCATCCGCCCAGGTCTGGTCTCCTCTACCAAGGCCAGTGCTGCTTATCTGCTGTCCAGGCCAGAGGGCGGCCAGGTGGCTGTCCTGGTCGTGGGCGGAGCTCTGGAGGCGCTGGAAGCAAAACCCGGAGGCCTGAGCCTGCGGATCCGCAACCAGAAGGGATTCATTAAGCTGGCGCTGGAGCAGGGGTGAGGAGCGGCGCGGGGCGGTGCGCCCAGCAAGGCGCCCACGTCTCGGCCCAGGCTCACCTGCGCCCCTGTTCCCCAGGGCCTCCCTAGTCCCTGTCTTTTCGTTCGGGGAGAACGAGCTCTTCCGGCAGTGCCCGAACCCGCCGGGCTCCTGGTTGCGCCGCGCACAGGAAGCGCTGCAGCCGCTGCTGAGCGTGGCCCTGCCGCTGTTCCACGGccgcctggggctcctgctgcccttcCGCGCGCCCGTCCACACTGTCGGTGAGCCCCGGCCTCGCCCCTGCGGTCGCGCGCCACGCCCGATCCCCTGGCTCAGAGCCCGCTGGCTGGAGCGCCGCCTGGTTCCCAGCGCGTGCGTGGGCAAGTGCCCCAGCCCCGCTCCCAGTGGCCGCCGCTCTTGCGACCCGCGGGATGCCAGCAAGCGCGTTCCATCCGCAGTGGGGGCGGCGATCCCAGTGCAGCGATGCCCGCGGCCAAGCCGAGCGCAGGTGGACGCGCTGCACGCGCTCTACGTGGAGCGGCTCACGCAGCTGTTTGAGGAGCACAAGGCGCGCTACGGTGTCCCCGCGGACAGGCACCTCGTCCTCACCTAGCGGGACCTCCCGCcatcaggcccctcccctcccctgggcgACTGCGGGTGGGGGAGTGGAATTAAAGGTGGGAGAGACCCGTGTcttttccgtgtgtgtgtgttcagtcgGGTGGTGCTGGGGCCACAGGGTCTGGGGGGCGGGGTCTCCAGGGAGGCTTCCTTTCCCGACACCCACAAAGAGGTCAGCACTCAAGGTCCTGCTcacccagcctcagctgggctgtggcccctgggacccagtgtgctggtggGCAGCTGCTTGGCCACGCCCACTGTGAGTTGCTCAGCCTCCCAGGcaccgccctgcccccacccctcaccccctcccaGCGCTCTCAGGGGCCAGCCTAGACCTATGACCCAGGGCGTTTAGAGGTCAGTCTCAGAGGGAGCCTGGACACTCTGGGCTCCAGATCCAGGCATCTCTCCAGCCACACCCCGGACCCTGGGCCAGGGGGACACCTGTGACCCCACGtggagccctgcaggcagagtggagctgcagggccctgtgcccccacccctgccctgtgaagACCCTGCGGAAGCAGCGGCTGGAAGCACAGGGCGCCTCCTACGGGGTGCGGACATTCGTCCTCTAAGGTGAGAAGAGTGGGGGGGCGGGTGCCTGGGAAGAAGGGActgggaggaggaggctgtgcTGCTGGTCCGGAGCCTGGGCCAAGGCCGAGGAACACGCCAGAAGCATGCACCTGCCAGGAGATCCGTGCAGGTggagggggcaggagctgggctgaagaACTGGGCTTCCCAGGGGAATCCATGCTTCTTTCTCACCTTTCCCAGTTTGttgttccttccttcttctcttctcctcttcacACTGCTCTGGTCTCGTCTGTTCCCTACTTGATATCCATCTACCCGGACCGGGACACACCCAGCCAAGGTGAGCTCTGGGCAGGGCTCCAggtggggagagatggggagggtgcCTCTGGGACTCTGCCATCCAGAACTCTCTGCAAACAGGGCCAAGGCGGAAGGAGTGGAAAGGAACTGGGTGATCTGGAATCACCAAAGGGATTATCTTCTTATCAAGGTGATGGGTCAGCCTCCCCAGAGatgcctcctcccccttccccaccccactcccccgcACTCCTCACCCTTCCCTGTCCTGCAGCCTGAGCACAAGGAGAGCTGCggggtccctgcctccacccaCCTCACCTTCCTCTAGGCCTGAGCCCCTGAGCCCCATGCACTGGGACCCCAGCTCCCGCCTTGACTTCCCCTCCAATAAAGGCTGGTTCTGGAGGGGAGCGTGACCAGGCACTGCCACCCCGTCCTGTCTGCTGCAGAGGGGCCACCTGGGGTGGGTCTCAGCACCCTGCATTCTCCTGCCAGGAGAGCTGACTGTGCCCCAGGACCTGGGAGACGTCTCCCCCTCCCGGGCCCCTGCTTCCCCTGTGAAGCAAGGCTGCTGCTTAGCTCAGAGCTGACAGGATCAGGACAGGGTTGGGAGGAGACCccggaggggtggggagggggcagctggggcagagctgagctgggtcagggcccagcaggtgcagggatggGAGGACCCAGGGCAAGAGCAGAGAGAGCTGAGCACAGAGCTGCTCCTGGGGTCCCCAGCCTTTAGTGTCCTTTAGTGCCGTTTGTCAAGAGGAGGTTTATTCAGCTCGGTGTTGAGGTTCAAGGTCATGGTGCCCGTATCAGCTCCAGATCTGGAGCGTGGTGGATGGCGGTTATGTCAGGAACCAGaattagagagacacagagactgaGTGGGTCCCACAATCCCATTCCGAAGCTCCCCCAagggccccagcacctcccaCCAAGCCCCATCTCTTTAAGGTCCACACAGCTCCCAATACTGCCTCTCTGGAGACCGAGTTCCTGACACGTGCACGTTGGGGGACGTTTCCCTAACGTCCCCATCTCATTGAGGGTACTGGGCATGCTGTGTTGGGGTGGGGTGAGGCCCCCCCCAACAAGAGCAGCCCCAGGGACAGGTGGGGCTGcgccctctgctccccagctgGTGGAACTGGCTGAGCTGGATCCTCCTGGGCCACCTCCTGCCCTTGCTTCCTCCCCCGTGGAGTGGGGGACCCTCTGCTGTGAGGCCTCGGGCTTCTCGTgtctcccccaccacccccaggccTGTGCTGCACCTGCTCAGGCTGCCCTGCTGGCTCCACCTCCCTGTGTTCTGGGACCACATCTGGGGGAGGGCCTCGTCCACCTCCCATGTgacgggggggggtgggggtggagctacTGCTGCCCCAGCCACTACCTTCCGAGTGtggtctgctctcctctctccatcacAGGTGTAAGGTCCCCCAACCCGTGCTGTCCCTCCAGGTTTGGGCTCTTCTGATAAGGCCCACAGGTGACCGGGCGGGGGCACCAGGGCTGCACCTCGGGTACAAGCGAGCCCAAAGGGGCCAGAGCTCCATGtgcccctgctcccccagggcctccctggtgCCCATCTCCTACTTCTATGGGGAAAAGGAGCTCCTCCAgctgcttgtgccctgcaccctaAGTGTGCCTCGGGAAACTCTgcagccctgaactccatctcaTGGCATCTGGCTGTGGTTATGGATGGGGGATCCTGGTGACCACTGTCCACCCGCAGAGGAGCCCCCCAGTCCCAGTGCAGAAATGCCCGGGGCCCAGCCAGCCTCAGGTGGATGTGCTGCACACACTCTACCTGGAGCGGCTCACAGAGCTGCACAAGGGGCGCAGGTGTGCCACGGCGTCCACACAGATGGGCATCTGGTCCTCCCCTAGCCAAGGCGTTGACATGGGCCCCAAACCAGCGCCTTCAGTGGGGGAGTGGAACTCAGGTGGGAAGGCACCTGCGGcgtctgtgtgtctgcctgcacAGTGGGTGGTCCAAGATGCCTGGAAAGATCTGGAGAGGCTCCTCAGGGAGCCCCAAAATTCCcagatgtggggagcagcccggactagactgttactggaattaagacttattctatgcatctgctctcccacaatatggcgctgggagagaagtaaacagcttccgcacagctgcctccagttcaatcaattaactgtaggacttgctcctgattggagagcagcgtacttggcgtgtgggcagccgagttaggattggcggaagaggactataaaggaggagagagacggcacgcaccaggaacatctatggggaacatctaagggaacccgtgcagcccccgagaaagccggccggcggtgtgccgctcccctgcggaagtggggaatgcggccagggggaactgcccttccacggaggtggaagggatagtagccaacccgggaagaaccagcagcaaacctggggagggccgagcagacaaaagaacagcgcagggcttagtgtcgttcctccacgaagagggggagtgacacccaGAGACCCCCAAAGAGTCCAGAGTGGGGTCCCGCTCTGTGCAGTCTCAGTCGGgctcctggtacctgggaccGTCGGGGAGTAAATGACGCTCCGGAGACACTGTGTGGGCATACAGCCTTGACCTAAGGAATCAAGGaggtcccccactaagcacaggacatacttacgaTCTGATACACCAGTATCTGTTTGTCTAACGTAGGGATCCCCCGCAGAATGCCATCAACATCTGAGGTGCTAGGAATCTGcattgttatggcagcagtgctgtgggtgtctttcctttggctagagttggcgtggCACGCTGCTCTTaaacactcaaacatgggaaagagacccccctctcagaatcccacacagattaccaaacagtGAATCTGAGTGATAGGAGCCTGtcactccagcctctgcctcacATGCAACatttgatgacttagggagagagagcttgtTCAGTGATAATGACAATGTAGCAAACAATGAAGCCAACAATGTAGCAAACaggtagcaaacaaggtagcaatgcctagtcagccaccctcCAAATACTCCTGGGATCAACACAGACAACCTGGAGGCAATAACCACACGAGacatcccatctgcacccagtgaggatccccacatttctGGCAGTCCCCGGGCAACCCAGGTTGTCAGAGCAGCCGCTAGAACCCATCCCACCCgcatgtttgccattaatgtagGAGCAGCTGCAGAATTCAGGCCTTGGATTCCAacgcctgtaaaaaggcttctaTTAACctgactggggtggggggttccTCTCCGAGTGAGGCCTggacagcagcagctgcaggaaagctggggggggggagcacgcgtccctgctcccctctgctAGCGGCCTTTGTGAGACTCCCTGGGGCTTCTCGGTCTCCTGGGGCTAGTGTTCCTGACAGTGCGGGGAGGGGTCAGGgagaggccacagtggccagggggaGCAGGAACAGGGGGCTCCTCTCCGCAGGAAGCTGCACTGTAATGGTCTGGGTGCTGTTCCAGAGCCCTCTGCCTGCACAGGGCTGCCAGCACCCTcagcaggaacccagctcctTCTGCTTGTGCAGGCAGACCCTGACCCCCCCTTCCACAGGGCCTGACCCCTACCCCCTGACAACCCCGTACAGGGCCTGACTCCGGACACCCTGAGTCCCCCACCCCATACAGGGCCTGAGTCCATCTCCCCTGGCCACTCACACAGGGCCTGACTCTGACCCCCCCACACTCCTGTCCTTGACCCCGCAcagggcctgaccccgcccccatcccccctcacagggcctgaccctgcctcccccccccagGGCCTTTCGCTTcctgctgccccctctccccGTCCCCTGTTCCTACGAGGAGGCTGATGCAACTCAGAGAGCTGGGGCAGCCCCGGTGTCTGGGGAAAGTGCCTGGCAGGCAGTGCAGTGGCCGGCGTGATGCTGGCCTCGCTCCCGCCCCAGCAAAGGAGGAAGCACCGAGGCTTTGTCAAGGCCTGGACAGCAAGCGCACCCAGGCCAAGGGCGCTCAGATCCCAGCTGTTGAGTTTCTGACCCCCCAGCTGAGCAGGATAAGGAGGCTCCCCCAGAGCGAGCCTGCCGGGTGCAGGGCAGAACCCCGGGGCAGTGGCCGGCGTGTGGCCCAGTGCTGAAGATGGCCTCTCCCAGCCCGAGTGCCTGGGTGGACACCAGCTGTGAttcctgcccagctccttgccaatgacAGTGGGACCGGCTGCCCTGACTGGTTCCTGTCGCTcacagggagtcctggatggagacTCCGGGTCCTGGTCTCAGCCCTGCCCCTGAGGACACTGTGGGCGCTgcccctgctggtgtctgtgtccctgtggaTCACAAAGAGACTCTGCATACAATTCTACAGCAACAAAGCCAGGAAGATCAGGCAGCAGTAGACTGAGCTGTCGCAGGGCCCTGAGCAATCCCTGGAAGGACCACGTGGGACAGAAATCCTCAGAGAGGGTGGGACAGGGAGGGCAGAGAGCACAGAGCTCCATCAGGACCAGGGCTGCTTTTCCCATTCCCGCCCATCACGGGCCCCATCCGGGTCCCAAGCAGCCCCCAGAGAGGCCCCGGGGGCAGTGGAAGGGATGGATGAAGCTGCTTCCTGGAAGATGTCCCACACGCTTCCTGTTGAACCTTGGACGCAGACACAGAGCCGGGGGAGCACAGAGCACACTGACCACAGCCTGTGCCGGGTGTCCCCTTAGACGTCCATGCTGTGGGCCCTCGGTCCCCAGGGCGGCAGGTTGGGGAGCTGTGATCTGTAGGTGGGAGGTACTGGGCTCATTTGGGAggggctctctgtctccctttggTTCTggttctttcattgtttttaattctttcagatttatttatttatgttgaaagtcagggttacagagagaggagagataaccaccatctgctgattcacccctgaAATGACCACatcagcccaggctgggccagccaaagccaccAGCCAGGAATTttaccagggtctcccacgtgggtacagaggcccaaacccttggaccatctcccgctgctttcccaggccattagcaggagctggtgtGACCAGGATCTGATGTAACTTCAATCCACCACTCTCTATGCAGTGGTGACCACACCTGAGGTCATACAGGAGCCATGAACTTGAACTCCAACACAATCTCTTCACAAACGGCCAGTGCCAGGTGTTTGCTTACAGAGACCAAAGCTGATGCAGACTGGGACCTTGGTCTCAGCCCTCGTCTCCCCGAGCACCAGCAGGGATGACGGGGACACCGATGACGAGAAGATGGGTAGGAGCCTCCCCGGGCCCTCACCCTGAGCCCTCCTCTGTCCTAAGCCTTCACGTCTTCATCCATTGCATCTTCACCTCGGCCTGTGGGGCTGAGCCTCCTGCTGGTGGCACTGGCTCTGGATGCTGCTGAAACACAGCCTGGGCTCGGCTGCTCTCCCAGCTCCAAGGACACTAAAGGCTGGGGAGCCCAGGAGCAGCTCTGTGCTCAGCTCTCTCTGCTCTTGCCCTGGGTCCTCCCATCCCTGCACCTACTGGGCCCTgacccagctcagctctgccccagctgccccctccccgcccctccgggGTCTCCTCCCAACCCTGTCCTGATCCTGCCAGCTCTGAGCTAAGCAGCAGCCTTGCTTCacagggggagcaggggcccgGGAGGGGGAGACGTCTCCCAGGTCCCGGGGCACAGTCAGCTCTACTGGCAGGAGAATGCAGGGTGCTGAGACCCACCCCAGGCGGCCCCTCTGCAGCAGGAGGACGGGGTGGCTGTGCCTGGCCGTGCTGCCCTCCAGAACCAGCCTTTATTGGAGGGGAGGTCAAGGCAGAACTGGGGGTCGCAGGGCACGGGTTT harbors:
- the LOC100359181 gene encoding 2-acylglycerol O-acyltransferase 2-B, translating into MAASCSPLRGALQVLAVSQWVFSFLALAQVCLVALIFVFLSRAWTLGVLYLVWLYWDRDTPRAGGRRSAWVRDWAVWRHFRDYFPISLVRTAPLDPSQNYLFGFHPHGVLAVGAFSNFCTEATGFSRLFPGLRPHLLMLPCWFHLPLFQDYIMSSGLVSSTKASAAYLLSRPEGGQVAVLVVGGALEALEAKPGGLSLRIRNQKGFIKLALEQGASLVPVFSFGENELFRQCPNPPGSWLRRAQEALQPLLSVALPLFHGRLGLLLPFRAPVHTVVGAAIPVQRCPRPSRAQVDALHALYVERLTQLFEEHKARYGVPADRHLVLT
- the LOC103345701 gene encoding 2-acylglycerol O-acyltransferase 3, with product MADSTEPMPHRPAEDPVKTLQKQWLEKLGALHYAMILCSVPLSFLLLFLLLFTRLWPLSVLYLMWIYLDRDTPSQGGRRFVWPRTWAIWKHQRDYFPIKLVKTVELPPSQNYVLGAHPHGILSTGAFSNFLTESNDFSRHFPGLQPWIAMLSGLFYVPFFREYIMMHGLRPVSRQSLDFKLSQPQRGQAVVIVTGGAQESLYTAPGRHRLELLNRKGFVRLALRHGASLVPVYSFGENDIFKGMNFSKGSWQYLCQVTFKKFAGFSPCIFWGCGLFSSNSWGLLPLPMPITTVVGGPIPVPQCSSPSQEQVDHYHRLYMDALERLFEEHKESCGVPASTRLTFV